The DNA window CGTCTCGTATCTGATGGAAAATCCGAAACACGAAGAACTTATCACAACCATGAAAGACAGAATCGGACAAGCAATGAAGCGGCACAAGGATCTTCCTGATTTCTCAAGATTTCAGACCAAGTTCGATGACTTCTTCTCCTGGCTGGATGAGCATGGATATGCACCGGCGAGTTCGTTGTTCTTTATTGGAAGGAAATAAGTAATAGTTGTTACATTTGATTAATAATTTCTGATATAGTCGTAATATATGCAAATCCAAACCCGAGATTCAGCAGACTCGCCAAATGCATCTCTTCATTGATCGCACCTGTGCCGTCAGCTGGGAAGAACACACGATAGTCCCGGTAATACGCATCCCTTGCAGTTGACTCGCAGCACATGCAAGTCATAATTCCTGTGATAACTACATCTTTGATGCCAAGGCATCTGAGCACAATTTCCAGATCAGTATTGTAAAAGGATGAGTACCGATGTTTCAAGACAACTTTTTCATTGGGCAAAGGATATAGTTCTTCTACAATATCGCTTTCCGGACTACCTTCTTTGCACATGCCTTCCCACCACCATCCCATAATGCCTGCATCCAGCTTATCAGGATGATGTACATGTTTTGAATAGATAATCGGTCGATTATGCTTTCTGAAATGATCAATCAATTTCTTTATATTCGGAAGGATTGCAGCTCCACCGCATGTATACGTAGGTGAATTCGGATCAAGGAAAAATTTCTGCATGTCTATGACCATCAAGCAGGCATGCTTGGTATCCAGCTCCATCCGATGCTTATTGAAGGGAGCGATCTTATCGAGCCACTGCCTGGTTTTAGATTCGAGTGTTTCTTTAGTGACGTAGGGTTTCATGTGGGTAAAATCCTATTTTTTTTTGTGGATTGATCTATGTTTCTTAGTCTTCGGCTAACGCAAGCTCAAACATGCCACTGAAATTATCAAAAACAAGTTTGATAAAACAGGGCTTTTCGTTTACATCCTCTACAATGACGGCATTGCCATTGATCGTATCATTATAGATGAGGAGCGTGTCTGCATTATCAATATCCAGTATGATAGTGCCTGCAGAATAATCAAGAATTGTATATGTAAGAACTGCTTCATTACTACTGAAAACAAGAGCTTCGCGAGTGCTGTCGGAAAATGCATCACCATTAACTGTATAGGTATAGGCATCCTCAACATTAGTTATTACGGGAGTGTTCTCTGTAATTTGATTATTATGATGTGAGTTAAATAGATTGCATGAGCAAACTGCAATACCAATCAAAAGTACTAAAACTAAGATACTCTTTTTCATTTTTGACCTCTTAAAATGAATTTAATAAGCATTTGAGGTGTATTAAGTTAAATAGTATTTAAAATGTCAATGTTGTTGGAAGGTTGCTTTTTCATAATAATTCATTATCCTTTAGTCTTTCCAATCTTTAAGATCACAACCTTCGAGAGTTTCTATTACCTTTTGTGAAAAATGAGCATCAGGTATTCCTCGATCTATAACCTGAATTATTCTTTTATATTTCTCACGGATGGTCGTTTTTTTGTATGGGCAAGGAATATTAAAATTCGGCAGACCAAGATGT is part of the Candidatus Cloacimonadota bacterium genome and encodes:
- a CDS encoding cysteine hydrolase: MKPYVTKETLESKTRQWLDKIAPFNKHRMELDTKHACLMVIDMQKFFLDPNSPTYTCGGAAILPNIKKLIDHFRKHNRPIIYSKHVHHPDKLDAGIMGWWWEGMCKEGSPESDIVEELYPLPNEKVVLKHRYSSFYNTDLEIVLRCLGIKDVVITGIMTCMCCESTARDAYYRDYRVFFPADGTGAINEEMHLASLLNLGFGFAYITTISEIINQM